The Odocoileus virginianus isolate 20LAN1187 ecotype Illinois chromosome 27, Ovbor_1.2, whole genome shotgun sequence genome has a window encoding:
- the SEC61B gene encoding LOW QUALITY PROTEIN: protein transport protein Sec61 subunit beta (The sequence of the model RefSeq protein was modified relative to this genomic sequence to represent the inferred CDS: inserted 2 bases in 1 codon; substituted 1 base at 1 genomic stop codon): protein MPGPTPSSTNVGSSGQSLSKAXSTVRQRENASCGTRSADHTTSVGTAGMWXFYTEDSPGLKGGPVPVSAMSLLFIASIFMLHIWGKYTCS, encoded by the exons ATGCCTGGCCCGACCCCCAGCAGCACTAACGTGGGCTCCTCAGGGCAGTCTCTCAGCAAAGC AAGCACAGTCCGGCAGAGGGAGAATGCCAGTTGCGGAACAAGGAGCGCAGACCACACGACCTCAGTGGGCACTGCGGGGATGTGGTGATTCTACACAGAGGATTCGCCAGGGCTCAAAGGGGGCCCTGTTCCAGTATCGGCTATGAGTCTTCTGTTCATTGCTTCTATATTTATGTTGCACATTTGGGGCAAGTACACTTGTTCATAG